One region of Candidatus Aminicenantes bacterium genomic DNA includes:
- the rfbC gene encoding dTDP-4-dehydrorhamnose 3,5-epimerase — MRIQLEAKYLDDVFVLVPEIFQDDRGFFMETWRRNQFLDIGLDLDFVQDNHSRSVRGVVRGLHFQWEPPMGKLMRVTRGTAFLVAVDIRKGSPTLGQWVGVEASEENRRQVWAPAGFARGFCVLSEIADIQYKCTGAYNKQGESGILWNDPKIGVEWPVKDPIISEKDRNAQTLEQWLQSPESGYFQYPHKRREF, encoded by the coding sequence ATGCGTATTCAATTGGAAGCCAAGTACTTGGATGATGTTTTTGTGCTGGTGCCGGAAATATTTCAGGATGATCGGGGATTCTTTATGGAAACCTGGCGCCGGAACCAATTTCTGGATATTGGCCTGGACCTGGATTTTGTTCAGGACAACCATTCCCGTTCAGTTCGGGGCGTGGTCCGTGGTCTTCATTTTCAATGGGAGCCGCCCATGGGGAAGTTGATGCGGGTCACCCGGGGCACGGCTTTTCTGGTGGCTGTCGATATTCGCAAAGGCTCACCCACATTGGGACAATGGGTGGGAGTGGAAGCGTCCGAAGAAAACCGGCGCCAGGTCTGGGCGCCGGCGGGATTCGCCCGCGGCTTCTGTGTATTGTCTGAAATCGCGGACATTCAATACAAGTGCACCGGGGCGTACAACAAGCAGGGCGAGTCCGGAATTCTCTGGAATGATCCCAAAATCGGTGTGGAGTGGCCGGTCAAGGACCCTATCATTTCGGAAAAGGACCGCAATGCCCAGACACTTGAGCAATGGCTGCAGTCTCCGGAGTCAGGCTATTTTCAGTATCCGCACAAAAGAAGGGAGTTTTGA